One stretch of Carassius carassius chromosome 18, fCarCar2.1, whole genome shotgun sequence DNA includes these proteins:
- the LOC132092145 gene encoding transmembrane emp24 domain-containing protein 10-like has translation MARFRVLLLSLSLSFVVQSVVAISFYLPVHSRKCLREEIHKDVLVTGEYEIMEQPNTKTNLKITDSSGHILYVKEEATKGKFAFTTEDYDMFEVCFESKSPMGTGRVPDQQINLDMKHGVEAKNYEEIAKVEKLKPLEVELRRLEDLSESIVNDFAYMKKREEEMRDTNESTNTRVLYFSIFSMCCLIGLATWQVFYLRRFFKAKKLIE, from the exons ATGGCGCGGTTCCGTGTGCTTTTGCTCTcgctctcactgtcgtttgtggtTCAGTCCGTCGTGGCGATCTCATTTTACCTGCCGGTGCACAGCAGAAAGTGTCTACGGGAGGAGATCCATAAAGATGTGCTCGTTACCGGAGAATACGAGATCATGGAGCAGCCGAATACGAAAACCAACCTGAAG ATCACAGACTCCTCTGGACACATCCTTTATGTGAAAGAAGAGGCAACTAAAGGCAAGTTTGCCTTCACTACAGAGGACTATGACATGTTTGAGGTGTGCTTCGAGAGCAAGTCTCCTATGG GAACTGGAAGGGTTCCTGACCAACAGATCAACTTGGACATGAAGCACGGTGTTGAAGCCAAAAATTACGAAGAG ATTGCCAAGGTTGAAAAACTGAAGCCCCTGGAAGTAGAACTCCGTCGGCTGGAAGATCTTTCAGAGTCTATTGTCAATGACTTCGCCTACATGAAGAAGAGAGAGGAGGAGATGAGAGATACTAATG AGTCCACCAACACACGTGTGCTGTACTTCAGCATCTTCTCCATGTGCTGTCTGATCGGTCTGGCCACGTGGCAGGTCTTCTACCTGCGCCGCTTCTTCAAGGCCAAGAAGCTCATTGAGTAA